The Arthrobacter alpinus genome contains a region encoding:
- a CDS encoding GNAT family N-acetyltransferase encodes MSIYPLDISDDGALSNAYLIECAANEQARPGWLGIGAEARALGWRANDGWTNHLIGAWDHTTLLGFAASMTSDDVPDTTWIFTWVHPEHQGRGLGTALVRAAEKESPQQTTRFVTSAYRRTLDEIAALENHFVGPLGYTAATTETVVELDLQSSRLVHPAAIDGYTVSTYINGVPERFREQVGQLKGLVDAEAPNGELGWSETTVSPAEYASEIDLWVAQRSTVIESIAVDSDGDVAAWTCLVTANTANKPAHIEGTLVLNQHRGHGLGAAVKLASLDSARALGNIQFVRTSSDDQNTWMRSINAAIGFVPVETEVLFQKIRTAAE; translated from the coding sequence ATGAGCATCTACCCCCTGGACATATCCGATGACGGAGCACTGTCCAATGCCTACCTCATTGAGTGCGCAGCCAACGAACAAGCACGTCCGGGTTGGCTCGGCATTGGCGCGGAGGCACGGGCACTTGGGTGGCGTGCCAACGATGGATGGACCAATCACCTGATCGGAGCATGGGATCACACCACGCTTCTGGGATTTGCGGCATCCATGACATCAGACGATGTTCCCGACACGACCTGGATCTTTACTTGGGTACATCCCGAACATCAGGGCCGTGGATTGGGCACAGCTCTTGTGCGGGCAGCCGAAAAGGAAAGCCCACAACAAACGACCCGATTCGTGACCAGCGCCTACCGGAGAACACTCGATGAGATTGCGGCTCTCGAAAATCACTTCGTCGGGCCTCTAGGATATACGGCTGCGACTACCGAAACGGTCGTAGAACTGGATCTGCAGTCCTCAAGGCTGGTCCATCCGGCAGCCATTGACGGCTACACGGTATCCACCTATATCAATGGCGTGCCAGAACGGTTCCGCGAGCAGGTAGGTCAGCTCAAGGGACTGGTGGATGCGGAGGCTCCCAACGGCGAGCTGGGCTGGAGCGAAACAACCGTCTCACCTGCCGAATACGCGAGTGAAATTGACCTGTGGGTGGCGCAAAGATCCACTGTCATCGAGTCAATTGCCGTGGATTCAGATGGCGATGTGGCTGCCTGGACGTGTCTCGTCACCGCGAATACCGCGAATAAGCCGGCGCATATCGAGGGGACTCTTGTACTTAATCAGCATCGTGGGCATGGTCTGGGTGCCGCGGTAAAGTTGGCCAGCCTAGATTCCGCTCGTGCTCTGGGCAATATTCAGTTCGTGAGAACAAGCAGCGATGACCAGAACACGTGGATGCGCTCGATCAACGCTGCGATCGGTTTCGTACCTGTGGAAACCGAAGTGCTCTTCCAGAAAATACGTACAGCTGCCGAGTAG